The genomic segment AATCAGTTAACAGTTATGTTAGGCGGACGCGCGGCAGAAGAATTAGAATTCGGCGACATTTCGACCGGTTCTCGCGACGATATTAACCGCGCCACCCAATTGGCCAGAAAAATGGTCTGTGAGTGGGGAATGAGTGAAAAACTTGGTCCATTAACCTTAGGCAAACCAGATGAAGAAATATTTTTAGGACGAGAAATCGGTTTGCATCGCAATTTCTCAGAAGAGACCGCAAAATTGATTGATAACGAAATAAAACATTTTGTTGATGAAGCCCATAAAAAAGCGTT from the candidate division WOR-3 bacterium genome contains:
- a CDS encoding cell division protein FtsH, encoding NQLTVMLGGRAAEELEFGDISTGSRDDINRATQLARKMVCEWGMSEKLGPLTLGKPDEEIFLGREIGLHRNFSEETAKLIDNEIKHFVDEAHKKALSLLKENIKKLKTLAQKLLEKEILDGKEIDEIIGITPSTTISAIDFRNEGIT